The nucleotide sequence CATTACATAAACAGCACGAACAAATCCTGAACAATCCATAATATACGGCACTTTTTCTTTTTTGAGCTGGTCATAGATTTTGATTCTGTCGTTATAAGATGGTTCCATTTTTTTTATTTTATAGGCGGATTCTATTATATCTTTACGGACAGTTTTTTCTTCTTTTTTGTACCAGTTCTTATCAATATATTTAGGAGCAGTAGCACATCCAAAAAAGGCAGTGAGCAGGAAACAGGAAGTAGTAATCAGCAATTTGCTTTTCACTTTCAGCCCTTAATTACACCAAGCGGTTTCATTTTTGCTATTTTTTTTGATATTCCAGCATTATGGCAGACCTCAACAACCAGGTTCACATCTTTGTAAGCGTTCGGCGATTCTTCTGCAAGTGTTTTCCATTCTTTTGCTTGAACAGTGATGCCTTCTGTTTCAAGCCGTTTTGCGAGTTCGCTTCCTCGTTCACCTTTTAACGCCTGAGTTCTTGACATTTGGCGACCCGCACCGTGACAGGTAGAACCGAATGTTTCTTTGAGTGCCTGTTCAGTGCCGACGAGCACATAACTTGCAGTACCCATAGTGCCGGGAATTAAAACTGGTATATTCGGGAACGAGCGGGTTGCACCTTTTCTATGAATGAAAATTCTTTTACCGGAATGGTCTTCAAACTTGCCGATATTATGTGCAACATCATAAACCAGTTCAAGTCCAAGTTCTTTTGGCGATTTTGTAAGTAGTTTCATAAATGTTTCACGAACCCAGTGTGTTATGATTTGTCTATTTGCCCATGCATAATTTGCCGCGGATGCCATTGCTGAAAAATATCTTTTTCCCTCGTCAGACAGAACAGGTGCGCATGCGAGTTGTTTATCAACAAGATTTATCCCGTATTTTCTTGCCGCATCAAGCATAACTTTTATATAATCATCGCAGACCTGATACCCAAGCCCACGACTTCCTGTATGTATCATTATTGTTATTTGCCCTAAAAACAGCCCGAACTTTTTTGCAAAACTTTCGTCATAAATTTCTACAACTTCCTGGACTTCTAAAAAATGGTTCCCGGCACCGAGTGTGCCGAGTTGCTCACGACCTCGTTCTATTGCCCGTTGTGAGACATTAACAAAATTAGCGCCTTCAAGTGTGCCGTTTTCTTCGGTATTTTTTAAGTCGTTTTTTTCACCAAACCCTTTTTCTACAGCCCACTTTGCACCTTTTTCTAAAACCTGTTTTACTTCTGA is from Elusimicrobiota bacterium and encodes:
- a CDS encoding RtcB family protein, which produces MYPCPLKKIDDYRWKIEKTGAMKTEGLIFASEKMVPNICSDNAYQQVSNVASLPGIIGKSLAMPDIHWGYGFPIGGVGAFDLNNGIISPGGIGYDINCGVRLLRTNLSKKDIYKNIKNLIPALFTNIPSGVGSTGKLNLLPSEVKQVLEKGAKWAVEKGFGEKNDLKNTEENGTLEGANFVNVSQRAIERGREQLGTLGAGNHFLEVQEVVEIYDESFAKKFGLFLGQITIMIHTGSRGLGYQVCDDYIKVMLDAARKYGINLVDKQLACAPVLSDEGKRYFSAMASAANYAWANRQIITHWVRETFMKLLTKSPKELGLELVYDVAHNIGKFEDHSGKRIFIHRKGATRSFPNIPVLIPGTMGTASYVLVGTEQALKETFGSTCHGAGRQMSRTQALKGERGSELAKRLETEGITVQAKEWKTLAEESPNAYKDVNLVVEVCHNAGISKKIAKMKPLGVIKG